In Endomicrobiales bacterium, the following are encoded in one genomic region:
- a CDS encoding glucose-6-phosphate isomerase translates to MFKIVLNYANCLKDFVGKNGLSLLEISAFNTKALAARKNIEADRLSGKIGFMDLPYKTADAKEITKLANSLAKKFDNFVVIGIGGSALGNIALTQALRHPFWNLLDKKSRKKWPKIFVPDNVDPDLISGILDVVDPKTTLFNVISKSGSTAECFANYFVFKEALKKRLGKNYKNNLIVTTDAKKGYLRETVNKEGLISFPIPDNVGGRFSVMTPVGLVSAAFSGIDVEALLEGAAAMDKQCKNEDILKNPAALYAAIQYMFYKRGRNLSVMMPYSNALYGIADWYRQLWAESLGKKLDKNGKVVCVGPTPVKALGTTDQHSQVQLYIEGPQDKIITFLSVGKFTNTVKIPSFDGHYLGGHSLNGLLKAEEEATRLALTKEARPNMSIELPVINEYTIGQVLYMFELATAYAGEFLNIDAFNQPGVELGKELTYTLMGRAGFEDKKKELEAALKKARSGKYSV, encoded by the coding sequence GGTCTTTCTCTCTTAGAAATTTCAGCATTTAATACCAAAGCGCTTGCCGCAAGAAAGAATATAGAGGCAGATAGGTTGTCCGGTAAAATTGGTTTTATGGACTTGCCCTATAAGACGGCAGACGCAAAAGAAATAACGAAACTTGCAAACTCCCTTGCAAAAAAGTTTGATAACTTTGTGGTTATAGGTATTGGTGGAAGCGCACTTGGGAACATTGCTTTAACGCAAGCTCTTAGGCACCCATTTTGGAACCTGCTTGATAAAAAGAGTAGAAAAAAATGGCCTAAGATATTTGTTCCAGATAATGTAGATCCTGATTTAATATCAGGTATTTTAGATGTAGTTGACCCTAAAACAACATTGTTTAATGTTATATCAAAGTCGGGTAGTACGGCTGAGTGTTTTGCAAACTACTTTGTTTTCAAAGAAGCCCTAAAGAAACGACTTGGTAAAAATTATAAAAATAATTTGATAGTGACAACCGACGCAAAAAAGGGCTACCTGCGTGAAACCGTAAATAAAGAGGGTTTGATAAGTTTTCCAATCCCGGATAATGTTGGCGGCAGGTTCTCTGTAATGACGCCTGTTGGTCTTGTTTCTGCGGCTTTTTCTGGCATTGATGTTGAGGCACTTTTAGAGGGTGCCGCGGCAATGGATAAGCAATGCAAAAATGAAGATATACTTAAAAACCCAGCGGCTTTGTACGCGGCAATACAGTATATGTTCTACAAACGCGGCAGAAACCTATCCGTAATGATGCCATATTCAAATGCGCTTTATGGCATAGCTGATTGGTATCGCCAGTTATGGGCAGAGAGTTTGGGTAAGAAATTAGACAAAAACGGGAAGGTTGTTTGCGTTGGGCCAACACCGGTTAAAGCGCTTGGCACCACAGATCAGCACTCTCAGGTACAGCTTTATATAGAAGGGCCACAAGACAAAATTATTACTTTCCTTTCAGTCGGTAAGTTTACAAACACTGTAAAAATTCCTTCGTTTGATGGTCACTACCTTGGCGGGCATTCATTAAATGGATTGCTCAAAGCCGAAGAAGAAGCAACACGGCTTGCCTTAACAAAAGAGGCACGGCCGAATATGAGCATAGAATTACCGGTAATAAATGAGTACACTATTGGCCAGGTTTTATATATGTTTGAGCTGGCCACAGCGTATGCCGGTGAGTTTTTAAATATTGATGCGTTTAATCAGCCCGGTGTAGAGCTTGGCAAAGAGTTAACATACACGCTTATGGGCAGGGCTGGTTTTGAAGACAAAAAAAAAGAGCTTGAGGCCGCGTTAAAAAAGGCAAGAAGCGGCAAGTACTCGGTATAA